The Podospora bellae-mahoneyi strain CBS 112042 chromosome 7, whole genome shotgun sequence genome includes a window with the following:
- a CDS encoding hypothetical protein (EggNog:ENOG503NYM5; COG:Q) — protein MKFTTLLTTALTALPILADSSFPWERLNKNDSLLIIVDLQEGLYNIARDYDPTLFKQNMLAHSALGLAFPTLPVILTTSASTGPNGPLPQEILDMYPTAPVIARQGEVNAWDSPEFRAAVKATGKKQIILAGIVTDVCTAFLARSLRAEGYSVWANQEASGTVTKEIRDLANDQMMRAGVNVVSLFSIVCDLMRDWRSSPGAKEILPWLDTYMPVYGMLARGHRAAVENGTLIPGEADLPL, from the exons ATGAAGTTCACCACCCTTCTCACAACCGCCCTCACGGCCCTCCCCATCCTGGCCGACTCATCCTTCCCCTGGGAACGCCTCAACAAAAacgactccctcctcatcatcgtcgacCTCCAAGAAGGCCTTTACAATATCGCCCGTGACTACG ACCCAACCCTCTTCAAGCAAAACATGCTCGCCCACTCCGCCCTAGGCCTTGccttccccaccctccccgtaatcctcaccacctcggcctccaccggccccaacggccccctcccccaagaaaTCCTCGACATGtaccccaccgcccccgtcATCGCCCGCCAAGGAGAAGTAAACGCCTGGGACTCCCCCGAGTTCCGCGCCGCGGTCAAGGCCACAGGCAAGAAGCAGATCATCCTCGCCGGTATCGTCACAGACGTCTGCACCGCCTTCTTGGCTCGCTCTCTCCGCGCAGAGGGGTACTCCGTCTGGGCCAACCAGGAAGCCTCGGGCACCGTCACAAAAGAGATCCGCGACCTCGCCAATGATCAGATGATGCGCGCCGGCGTCAACGTCGTCTCCCTTTTTAGCATCGTCTGCGACCTGATGAGGGACTGGCGCTCCTCCCCCGGCGCAAAGGAGATCCTCCCCTGGCTGGACACATACATGCCCGTCTATGGGATGCTCGCCCGCGGCCACCGTGCCGCCGTCGAGAACGGGACTTTGATCCCCGGGGAGGCTGACTTGCCTCTTTGA
- a CDS encoding hypothetical protein (COG:B; EggNog:ENOG503P206), whose protein sequence is MRLLHRLSELSVLTSLVLAHEGHNYDHHHHPDHSHDHEDLGAVKICGDGGSLTGGCQDGLGSMGAADEKEFLWKENDTAQKPVTSTDDDSKPKGYPWTHTTPCFTSPQPDTSICVFTDNNFANGRGASFITTPRRAEYLATTPAFVDQDLVKNINQDLHRTAPSKYEKHQIPGKGMGLIAKVHIHRGDLIMANTPSLMIDYRAFEDLPKEEYRQLQAAAVDQLPDLHREHIMALSTHDGIERTHIERIDKICSTNAFDIDPDSDDETQDHGFYVVFPEIARMNHDCRPNADYYFDHETLTQYIHAIRDISPGEELTLSYINPIMKKRARNKKLNRIWGFQCACPLCTKEQAQVEASDVRIHQIKELVGEFSDWSSDSRATPQLAELVLSLYEQEKLWGSMYEAYTWLALEYNAVGEPWTAVKWANRAVEWGIPVVGPKDGDMEQMRRLIKDPWAHWSWLKRVKVRGGWGKGSEREGDGDDDEE, encoded by the coding sequence ATGAGGTTATTACATCGACTCTCGGAGCTGTCAGTTCTGACCAGCTTGGTTCTGGCCCACGAAGGACATAATTatgaccaccatcaccaccctgaTCACAGTCACGATCACGAAGATTTGGGGGCAGTCAAGATCTGCGGGGACGGTGGCTCTCTCACCGGTGGATGTCAAGATGGCCTAGGAAGCATGGGTGCGGCCGACGAGAAGGAGTTCCTCTGGAAGGAAAACGACACCGCCCAAAAGCCTGTTACCTCAACAGACGATGACAGCAAGCCAAAAGGGTATCCCTGGACCCATACCACACCATGCTTCACCAGCCCCCAACCCGACACCTCCATCTGCGTCTTCACAGACAACAACTTTGCCAATGGCAGGGGAgcctccttcatcaccacccctcgcCGCGCTGAGTATCtagccaccaccccagcctTTGTCGACCAGGACCTCGTGAAGAATATCAACCAAGATCTCCACCGCACCGCTCCTTCCAAATACGAGAAGCACCAGATCCCCGGCAAGGGCATGGGCCTCATCGCCAAAGTGCACATCCACCGCGGAGACCTCATCATGGCCAACACACCCTCCCTGATGATCGACTACCGCGCCTTTGAGGACCTGCCCAAGGAAGAATACCGCCAACTTCAAGCCGCAGCCGTGGACCAGCTCCCCGACCTCCACCGCGAGCACATCAtggccctctccacccacgACGGCATCGAGCGCACCCACATCGAACGGATAGACAAAATCTGCTCCACCAACGCCTTCGACATCGACCccgacagcgacgacgagACCCAGGACCACGGGTTCTATGTCGTCTTCCCCGAGATCGCAAGGATGAACCACGACTGCCGCCCCAACGCGGATTACTACTTTGATCACGAGACGCTAACCCAGTACATCCACGCCATCCGTGACATCAGCCCCGGGGAGGAGCTCACCCTCTCGTACATCAACCCCATTATGAAGAAGCGCGCGCGCAACAAGAAGCTGAACCGGATTTGGGGGTTCCAGTGTGCTTGCCCGTTGTGCACAAAGGAACAGGCGCAGGTCGAGGCGTCGGATGTTAGGATCCACCAGATCAAGGAGCTGGTTGGGGAGTTTAGCGATTGGAGCTCGGATAGCAGGGCGACGCCGCAGCTGGCGGAGCTGGTGTTGAGTCTGTATGAGCAGGAGAAGCTTTGGGGGAGCATGTATGAGGCGTATACTTGGTTGGCGCTCGAGTATAACGCTGTTGGGGAGCCGTGGACGGCGGTGAAGTGGGCGAATAGGGCGGTCGAGTGGGGGATTCCGGTCGTAGGACCCAAAGATGGGGATATGGAGCAGATGAGGAGGCTGATCAAGGACCCATGGGCGCATTGGAGTTGGTTGAAGAGGGTCAAGGTtagaggggggtgggggaaggggagtgagagggagggggatggggatgatgatgaggagtag
- the GDH2 gene encoding NAD-dependent glutamate dehydrogenase (EggNog:ENOG503NVNH; COG:E; BUSCO:EOG09260E8K): MEGIMVEPVLASHVDRMRRVSILTIKTNLPMDSFPEYQDPFSSSDDTMTESPSTLNPANRLVEKTRGTEVSRHPSPQPTHVSYPKMNGNGHRVLRSATVGYVAPEFKGKAEQMKQVREIILKGGWIPEALVDAQIIWFYNELAIDDVYFQLESPEAISNHITSLYAAKVAAFSREDKREEIRLDMEASDHAIYIDTSEPGKTSINGPRYEHRLESKYLDGGDTSKRFRVETFRSPGVLGQDANSKATLRCYFVYQCQFVDANADPMETRLEVISDRMFLAKATKNTKVIYQEIIESAVRRAGPVIEVYDIEGTPEKRLVVAFRSRTARGIFSALSDLYHYYGVTSSRKYVEQFSNGITIISIYLRPASNLEGKFPSIEESIHQITKEISLLYCIPQTKLQDMFASGELSLQETIYAHSVWVFVQHFLNRLGSEYASLVAALNPKNNSHAEILSKMKKRLRTETFTPDYILEIIKSHPGLVRALYASFANVHLKVGPGFDRHFIAPTPAFEVLSDAKLKDKITKDVNNEHEEMVMTAFRVFNNAVLKTNYFTPTKVALSFRLDPSFLPEFEYPNRLYGMFLVISSESRGFHLRFKDIARGGIRIVKSRSKEAYSINARNLFDENYNLASTQQRKNKDIPEGGSKGVILLDPKQQDKAREAFEKYIDSILDLLLKPETPGIKNPIVDLYGKEEILFMGPDENTADLVDWATEHARHRGAPWWKSFFTGKSPKLGGIPHDTYGMTTLSVREYVKGIYRKLNLDPSTVRKMQTGGPDGDLGSNEILLSNEKYTAVVDGSGVLVDPNGIDKDELRRLAKNRQMIVHFDLSKLSKDGYRVLCEDANITLPTGEVVNNGTAFRNTYHLRDTGLTDMFVPCGGRPESIDLVSANKLIKDGKCTVPYIVEGANLFITQDAKLRLEEAGCIVYKDASANKGGVTSSSLEVLASLSFDDESFVKDMCVDKKGNAPEFYKAYVKAVQEKIQENARLEFEAIWAEHQKTKVPRSILSDKLSQAITSLDEQLQHSDLWENEALRNSVLADALPNLLIEKIGLETIIKRVPDSYLRAIFGSYVASRFVYEFGSGAGQFAFYDFMSKRMAKVQQQQKA; this comes from the exons ATGGAAGGCATCATGGTTGAGCCTGTGCTCGCCAGTCATGTCGACCGTATGCGCCGGGTGTCTATCCTGACCATCAAGACTAACCTTCCAATGGACAGCTTTCCAGAGTATCAGGACCCCTTTTCGTCCTCAGACGACACCATGACTGAGTCTCCTAGCACCctcaacccagccaacaGGCTCGTTGAGAAGACCAGAGGCACAGAGGTTTCCCGACACCCATCACCCCAGCCAACACACGTCAGCTATCCCAAGATGAACGGCAATGGCCACAGAGTCTTGCGGTCGGCCACGGTTGGCTATGTTGCCCCTGAATTCAAGGGCAAGGCCGAGCAGATGAAGCAAG TACGGGAAATCATCCTTAAGGGCGGTTGGATTCCCGAGGCTCTCGTCGACGCTCAGATCATTTGGTTCTACAATGAGCTGGCCATCGACGATGTCTACTTCCAGCTCGAGTCTCCTGAAGCCATCAGCAACCACATCACATCGCTCTATGCTGCCAAGGTAGCAGCCTTCTCTCGTGAGGACAAGCGTGAGGAGATCCGGCTAGACATGGAAGCCTCTGACCATGCCATCTACATCGACACAAGCGAGCCCGGCAAGACCTCCATCAACGGCCCAAGATACGAGCACCGCCTCGAGTCCAAGTActtggatggtggtgacacCTCGAAGCGCTTCCGCGTCGAGACTTTCCGGTCTCCCGGTGTTTTGGGACAAGACGCCAACTCCAAGGCCACTCTCCGCTGCTACTTCGTGTATCAGTGCCAGTTTGTTGATGCAAATGCCGACCCAATGGAGACCAGATTGGAGGTTATCAGCGACCGCATGTTCCTCGCCAAGGCCACCAAGAACACCAAGGTGATCTATCAGGAGATCATCGAGAGCGCTGTCCGCCGTGCTGGTCCCGTTATCGAGGTCTACGACATTGAGGGGACTCCGGAGAAGAGATTGGTCGTTGCTTTCCGCTCAAGAACTGCCAGGGGCATCTTCAGCGCCCTGAGCGATCTCTATCACTACTATGGCGTCACCAGCTCCCGCAAGTACGTCGAGCAGTTCTCCaacggcatcaccatcatcagcatctaCCTGCGACCCGCCTCCAACCTCGAGGGCAAGTTCCCATCCATCGAGGAGTCCATCCACCAGATCACCAAGGAGATCTCCCTCCTATACTGCATTCCCCAGACCAAGCTGCAGGACATGTTTGCCTCGGGCGAGCTCAGTTTGCAGGAGACCATCTACGCTCACTCTGTGTGGGTCTTTGTGCAGCACTTCCTCAACCGTCTTGGATCTGAGTATGCTTCGCTAGTGGCGGCCCTCAATCCCAAGAACAACTCGCACGCCGAGATTCTGtccaagatgaagaagcGTCTCCGCACTGAGACTTTTACGCCCGACTACATCCTGGAGATTATCAAGTCTCATCCCGGACTCGTCAGGGCTTTGTATGCCTCCTTCGCCAATGTGCACCTCAAGGTCGGCCCTGGTTTCGACCGCCACTTCATTGCCCCCACGCCAGCCTTTGAGGTCCTCTCAGacgccaagctcaaggacaAGATCACCAAGGACGTGAATAACGAGCACgaagagatggtgatgactgCCTTCCGCGTCTTCAACAATGCCGTCCTCAAGACCAACTACTTCACCCCTACCAAGGTCGCCCTCAGCTTCCGCCTCGACCCAAGCTTCCTGCCCGAGTTTGAGTACCCCAACCGTCTCTACGGTATgttcctcgtcatctcttCCGAGTCTCGCGGTTTCCACCTTCGCTTCAAGGACATTGCCCGTGGCGGTATCCGCATTGTCAAGTCCCGCAGCAAGGAGGCCTACTCCATCAACGCCCGCAACTTGTTCGATGAGAACTACAATCTCGCCAGCACCCAGCAGCGCAAGAACAAGGACATTCCCGAAGGTGGCTCCAAGGGTGTCATCTTGCTCGACCCCAAGCAGCAAGACAAGGCTCGTGAGGCTTTCGAGAAGTACATTGACAGCATTCTCGATTTGCTCCTCAAGCCAGAGACCCCTGGCATCAAGAACCCCATTGTGGACCTCTacggcaaggaggagatccTCTTCATGGGTCCCGACGAGAACACGGCCGACCTCGTCGATTGGGCCACCGAGCACGCCCGCCATCGCGGTGCTCCCTGGTGGAAGTCCTTCTTCACCGGCAAGTCCCCCAAACTGGGCGGTATCCCCCACGACACCTACGGCATGACCACTCTCTCGGTCCGCGAGTACGTCAAGGGTATCTACCGCAagctcaacctcgacccctccaccgtccgcAAGATGCAGACTGGAGGCCCAGACGGTGATCTCGGCTCCAACGagatcctcctcagcaacgaAAAGTACACCGCCGTTGTCGATGGCTCCGGTGTCCTTGTCGACCCCAACGGAATCGACAAGGACGAGCTCCGCCGCCTGGCCAAGAACCGACAGATGATTGTCCACTTTGACCTGTCCAAGCTCTCCAAAGATGGTTACCGTGTCCTTTGTGAGGATGCCAACATCACTCTCCCCACCGGCGAGGTCGTCAACAACGGCACTGCCTTCCGCAACACCTACCACCTCCGCGACACTGGCCTCACTGACATGTTTGTCCCCTGCGGTGGCCGACCCGAGTCCATCGACCTCGTCTCCGCcaacaagctcatcaaggacgGCAAGTGCACGGTCCCTTACATCGTCGAAGGTGCCAACCTCTTCATTACTCAAGACGCGAAACTTCGCCTCGAAGAGGCTGGTTGCATCGTCTACAAGGACGCCTCGGCCAACAAGGGCGGTGTCACCTCGTCCTCTCTCGAGGTGCtggcctccctctcctttgACGACGAGTCCTTCGTCAAGGACATGTGCGTCGACAAGAAGGGCAACGCGCCCGAGTTCTACAAGGCGTACGTCAAGGCCGTGCAGGAAAAGATTCAGGAGAACGCCAGGTTGGAGTTTGAGGCCATCTGGGCTGAGCACCAGAAGACCAAGGTGCCTCGTTCCATTCTGTCTGATAAGCTGTCGCAGGCGATTACCAGTCTGGATGAGCAGCTCCAGCACAGCGATCTGTGGGAGAATGAGGCGCTCAGGAACAGTGTCTTGGCGGACGCGCTGCCGAACTTGTTGATTGAGAAGATTGGGTTGGAGACGATCATCAAGCGGGTGCCGGATAGCTACCTGAGGGCCATCTTTGGGAGTTATGTGGCGAGTCGGTTCGTGTATGAGTTTGGGAGTGGGGCGGGGCAGTTTGCGTTCTATGATTT CATGTCGAAGAGGATGGCCAaggtccagcagcagcagaaggcTTAG
- the BNA5_2 gene encoding Kynureninase (L-kynurenine hydrolase) (EggNog:ENOG503NUB7; COG:E), protein MTSAPVLPAGAAGSGNARERARQLDRDDELGFLRDEFNIPTKGQIVSTSLPEGSSANNNDSDTTTKCIYLCGNSLGLQPRRTQTRLSQYLSTWATQGVQGHFKPLTNSPLPTWLDVDERAAEMIAPIVGARVSEVAIMQTLTANLHLLMSAFYKPDANKRHKIILESKAFPSDHFAVETQLRHHGLDASKSMVLLKSERSRDNILTTEEICGVIDLHKEDAFLLLLPGIQYYTGQLFDIETITAYAKERGIFVIWDLAHAVGNVELRLHEWGVDAAAWCSYKYLNGGPGCIGGMFVHENNSAVTKLITDERPEEGYNHRLAGWWGNDKKSRFGMENRFHPVKGAAGFQLSNPSVLDITSLCASLEVFEQAGGMGKLREKSLRLTKFLEEQLEGMGEEEKGLFRVITPLDPKQRGAQLSLGLGSGLLEGVMKELERQGVIVDERRPDVIRVAPAPLYNGFEDVVGFVEAFGEALRVARRERDAF, encoded by the exons ATGACTTCAGCTCCCGTTCTtcccgccggcgccgccgggAGTGGAAATGCGAGGGAGCGAGCACGCCAGCTGGACCGGGATGATGAACTCGGGTTCTTGAGGGACGAGTTCAACATCCCGACAAAGGGACAAATCGTGAGCACCTCGTTACCCGAGGGTTCCTCAG CCAATAACAATGACAGCGACACAACAACCAAGTGCATCTACCTCTGCGGCAACTCTTTGGGTCTCCAACCCAGACGCACACAAACCCGTCTCTCCCAGTACCTCTCCACCTGGGCCACCCAAGGCGTCCAAGGGCACTTTAAACCGCTGACCAATTCCCCCTTGCCAACATGGCTCGACGTCGACGAGCGAGCAGCCGAGATGATCGCCCCCATCGTGGGAGCTCGCGTCTCCGAGGTGGCAATCATGCAGACTCTGACTGCGaatctccatcttctcatgTCTGCGTTCTACAAGCCTGATGCGAACAAGCGGCACAAGATCATCCTGGAGAGCAAGGCTTTTCCTAGTGATCACTTTGCCGTGGAGACACAGCTTCGTCATCATGGGTTGGATGCGAGCAAATCAATGGTTTTGCTCAAGTCGGAGAGGTCGAGGGATAATATCTTGACTACGGAGGAGATCTGTGGGGTTATTGACCTGCATAAAGAGGACgcgtttttgttgttgttgccgggGATTCAGTACTACACTGGGCAGCTGTTTGATATTGAGACTATCACTGCGTATgcgaaggagagggggatttTTGTCATTTGGGATCTGGCACATGCGGTTGGGAATGTGGAATTGAGGCTTCATgagtggggggttgatgctgCGGCTTGGTGCTCGTACAAGTATTTGAATGGGGGGCCGGGGTGTATTGGGGGGATGTTTGTTCATGAGAATAATAGTGCTGTGACGAAGCTTATTACTGATGagaggccggaggaggggtatAATCACCGGTTggctgggtggtgggggaatgATAAGAAGAGTCGGTTTGGGATGGAGAATAGATTCCATCCTGTCAAGGGGGCGGCGGGGTTCCAGTTGAGTAATCCTAGTGTGTTGGATATTACTAGTTTGTGTGCGAGCTTGGAGGTTTTTGAGCAggcgggtgggatggggaagttgagggagaagagttTGAGGCTGACGAAgtttttggaggagcagttagaggggatgggggaggaggagaaggggttgttcAGGGTTATTACGCCTTTGGATCCGAAGCAGAGGGGGGCGCAGCTTAgcttggggctggggagtgggttgcttgagggggtgatgaaggagctggagaggcaAGGGGTGATTGTTGATGAAAGGAGACCGGATGTCATTAGGGTTGCGCCAGCGCCGTTGTATAATGGGTTTGAGGATGTGGTTGGATTTGTGGAGGCTTTTGGGGAGGCCTTGAGAGTGGccaggagagagagggatgCGTTTTGA
- a CDS encoding hypothetical protein (EggNog:ENOG503P48Z; COG:S) — translation MYTYDTPYEAVQGAVRRGCTWCGELSRLIKMLGYPPGGTTVTVFVGLDDVDNHSWTPRQSQLEVRVVINGRGITNLYHIYTVADDPAAVHFAAREQITDLCTPESFALARECIDNCVKFHADCQSPDLFTLLPDRVIDCSDPSNPRLILTHGTQPGLYITLSYVWGIDQPLKLTTSNIEEIVGHGIPISSLPETIRDAIFVTHSLKHRYLWVDALCIIQDSDADKLKQICQMSRIYRESYLTIIAASAATSREGFLRQTRLQRNPSARVPFHNNNPRDPTGSRVGIVSLLNTHEAYSPHGKSGLPVEPIDSRAWTLQEQVLPSRTLIYDSETLKYNCQTEAVSIGQALCGPSRVRLPRILAYSTSGQRSKELSPQEKWEVRVAWLEIVASFTLRWHSHEGDKLPALAGVAEQFSRVTGDSYLAGLWKKSLVPDLLWRAVREKKLDPKSSRPARYRAPSWSWASVNWGVYYDNATFMVNASKYKQMEVVDCWVSLAAVEAPFGEVTDGSLRIKAAVLREPFVREKAGRWELMVLNEDGKHSQIGNVHFDDIGPRTSGIVFVFLQWDEDWNGEGLVLEELSNGRFRRVGMVDAYQARWIYDLEAVVIEIV, via the coding sequence ATGTATACATATGACACTCCCTATGAAGCCGTGCAAGGGGCCGTCAGGCGAGGATGCACTTGGTGTGGCGAACTCAGCAGACTTATAAAGATGCTGGGATACCCTCCTGGGGGAACCACTGTCACCGTCTTCGTGGGCCTCGATGATGTGGACAACCATTCATGGACCCCACGGCAGAGTCAACTGGAAGTTCGGGTCGTAATCAATGGTAGAGGAATCACCAACTTGTATCACATCTACACTGTCGCAGACGATCCAGCAGCCGTTCATTTTGCGGCCCGTGAACAAATTACAGACCTCTGTACCCCGGAGAGCTTCGCCTTAGCTCGGGAATGCATCGACAACTGCGTCAAATTTCACGCAGACTGCCAAAGTCCCGATCTATTCACGCTGCTTCCAGACCGCGTCATCGATTGCTCAGATCCGTCAAACCCCAGACTCATTCTCACACATGGAACTCAGCCAGGCCTGTATATAACGCTGAGCTACGTCTGGGGCATTGACCAGCCTCTCAAACTCACCACTTCCAACATCGAAGAAATTGTCGGCCATGGGATACCCATCTCAAGCCTCCCAGAAACCATCCGCGATGCCATCTTCGTTACCCACTCTCTCAAGCACCGATACCTCTGGGTTGATGCTCTCTGCATCATCCAAGATTCCGACGCCGACAAGTTGAAACAAATCTGTCAAATGAGCCGCATCTACCGCGAAAGCTACCTCACCATCATAGCAGCCAGCGCAGCTACCTCAAGGGAAGGCTTCCTGAGGCAAACCCGGCTGCAGAGAAACCCATCAGCACGTGTACCcttccacaacaacaacccccgaGACCCAACAGGAAGCAGAGTAGGCATCGTCTCCCTTCTCAACACACACGAAGCATACTCCCCTCATGGGAAATCAGGCCTCCCCGTCGAACCAATCGACTCCCGCGCCTGGACGCTGCAAGAGCAGGTCCTCCCCTCGCGCACTCTGATCTACGACAGCGAGACCCTCAAATACAACTGTCAGACCGAAGCCGTCAGCATAGGCCAGGCGCTCTGCGGACCAAGCAGAGTGCGCCTTCCCCGGATCCTCGCTTATTCAACATCAGGCCAACGATCCAAAGAGTTGTCACCCCAAGAGAAATGGGAGGTGCGTGTTGCCTGGCTTGAAATCGTCGCTTCTTTCACACTGCGATGGCACTCTCACGAGGGGGACAAGCTGCCCGCTCTGGCAGGCGTCGCAGAGCAGTTCTCCCGCGTGACTGGGGATTCCTACCTCGCAGGACTGTGGAAAAAGTCTTTGGTGCCTGACCTTCTTTGGAGGGCGGTCAGGGAGAAGAAACTCGACCCCAAGTCTTCGAGGCCGGCAAGATACCGTGCTCCGTCGTGGTCGTGGGCGAGCGTGAATTGGGGGGTATATTATGACAATGCTACGTTCATGGTGAATGCTTCAAAGTATAAgcagatggaggtggtggactgTTGGGTCAGCCTTGCAGCTGTGGAGGCGCCGTTCGGGGAGGTCACGGATGGTTCGTTACGCATTAAGGCGGCAGTTTTAAGAGAGCCTTTTGTGCGTGAAAAGGCTGGCAGATGGGAGCTTATGGTATTGAATGAAGACGGGAAGCACAGCCAGATTGGGAACGTTCATTTTGATGATATTGGGCCGAGAACGAGTGGgattgtttttgttttccttcAGTGGGACGAGGACTGGAATGGGGAGGGTCTAGTGCTTGAAGAGCTGTCTAACGGACGTTTCAGGAGGGTTGGCATGGTAGATGCTTACCAAGCGCGGTGGATATATGACTTGGAGGCTGTGGTAATTGAGATTGTTTGA